The genomic DNA CTGTATATTCAAAGTCATCGAGAGGTTCACCTTCATAGTCAAGTACATCATGAAGGGTTAATGTTGCTTTTCGATTAGGATACGTACTGACATCGATTGTCGCATTTGAGTAATCCTGCTCATACTCCCCTTGGTCACTCGTCGTGTAAGTATAGGTACCTTGAAAATCTTTAAATTCACGTTCGATTTTCAGTAAAGTTCGATGATATGTTGAAGCTTGATTCGCAAGTGATCGATCACCGAATGTTTGGTTCATGACACGTTCAGCAAACTTAACAGCATTTGTAGTCTGATTCATATAAATAGCGGCTTCAAGATCGTGAAATGCCTCTTGTTGCTGACTCAGAGCAATCAGATGTTTGTCGGTCGCACCTTCTAATTTTGCTTTTTCAAACCATTGCTTTTCTTGTTCGAGCTCACCTTCTAGTGTGCTTTGCGCACTTTGTTTCATGTACAAGTTAGCAGACTCATTTGTACAACCACTTAATAAAACGGTGAAGACAATCGTAAGACTTGTTCGTAACATCATGATTTGATCTCCTTCTTAAATGAGCGTTTAACTGAAGTGATTGTGTATGCTCCATCTTCGAAACTTAATTCATAGTTCGTAATCGTCTTATGTAGCTGTTGGTCTTCATCTTCAAAACCTTTACGTGAATAGATTTCGGTTGTTTGAACATCGAATTGATTTTTTTTTATTAATTCGATTGAATCGAACGTCATATCTTGTAATGTCACATAACTATACGGATCATCTTCAGAAAAAGCTAAACGATTTCCAAAAGAATTAAGCTCATCATCTGTCAAATCCTTTTCACCGTAGAAAAGATCGGAATAAGGACTATAATCTTCGATGTTCGAATCGTAGTAGCTCCAGTCCCCATCTTTTTTATCAATAGAAGGAAGACATTGGGCATAGGTGCTTAGGAAACGATAAAGCGAATCCGGTGAAGCGGAGTCAAATACGAGATAGTCTTCTAGTTCCTCATCTGCTAACTGACTACGCTGCGTGCCTGAGAACCCTTGAGGCAATACCTCATCGCGGTCAGCTTCGGAGCGAGTCAACTCGCTTGTCTGAAACAAAGGTTGTGAGGACTGATAGCTTGTATAGGCAAAAACGCCTCCTCCAACTAAAAGTAGGAATACAAGTAAAAACAACACCCAAGATTTTTTAGAAAAACGTGACCCTTTTCTAGCATTCTTTTGTCCACAAACAGGACAGAAAATCATTTGGTCATTCATAGGGGTATGACAATTTAAACAATGTGCCATCTATGTGTGCACTCCTTTCTTACCATGGTTATTATAATGTAAAATAAAGATAAAAATAACAAAATTTTCATAAAAGGAGAAGTGATTATGGATCCATACGAACGATTAGGCATATCAAGAACATCGAGTATGAAAGACTTAGACAAAGCTTATGAAGAAAAGTTAATAGCACACCCTGAAGAATCAGAAGAACGTACAGAAATCGAACGGGCATACGTCGTTATCAAATATGAAAAAAAACAAAAGCAAAAGCGAAATAAAAGAGGTGTCGGAATTCTAAGCCTTCTTTTGATAGCAGGAATTGGTGGAAGTGCCTATTATTACTGGGGCATGGAAGAAGATGTTGTTGCTAAAAAGTCAAACGAACCCAAGTCGAATGCCACATTTGTCATAGGGGAAGAAGAAGCGAAAGAGGAAGATAAAAAAGAATCGACTTCCAAAGAAAAAGGTAAAACGAAAGAAGATACAAATTTAGAGGAATCGTATGAACAAATCAGTGATATTTCCGAGATTTTCTTTCGGGAGTTGGAAGATGCATTGACTGACCGAACGGTTAAAGGTCTTTCTGTAAGTACGAGTACGTACAATCAAGGTTTCCAAAGCAGCTTAAATGATTTAATCAACGGTGGATATGTCTTCGATGGTGAGTTGACGACGAATGCTATTCCTCAAAGCGATATCGTCATTAAAGGTGATCAAGCGACGGCGAAAGTGACAGTGGATTATTCTTCTCGTTCTTATCAGCCTTATTTTCATGAACGACCAGATTCGAGTACAATCGTCTGGCAACTAGACTTGATAAAGTCAGGACAGGATTGGTTAGTGACGAATCGAACTTCGCTTTCTGATTCAGCAAAAGGTCGCGGTATGGAAGTGAGACAATCTGTGAAGGACGACATCATCAGTACCATCAATGATCATGCCAGTGAATGGAAAAGTGCATATGAGAGCATGGATACGTCTTATTTTACGTTGTACACAGAACCTGACTATTTGGCAAGACAACAAAGTTACTATAACTCTTTAGAAAAGAGAGGCGTTTATTGGGAAGGAT from Exiguobacterium sibiricum 7-3 includes the following:
- a CDS encoding zinc ribbon domain-containing protein; this translates as MAHCLNCHTPMNDQMIFCPVCGQKNARKGSRFSKKSWVLFLLVFLLLVGGGVFAYTSYQSSQPLFQTSELTRSEADRDEVLPQGFSGTQRSQLADEELEDYLVFDSASPDSLYRFLSTYAQCLPSIDKKDGDWSYYDSNIEDYSPYSDLFYGEKDLTDDELNSFGNRLAFSEDDPYSYVTLQDMTFDSIELIKKNQFDVQTTEIYSRKGFEDEDQQLHKTITNYELSFEDGAYTITSVKRSFKKEIKS